The following proteins are co-located in the Anoplopoma fimbria isolate UVic2021 breed Golden Eagle Sablefish chromosome 18, Afim_UVic_2022, whole genome shotgun sequence genome:
- the fam228a gene encoding protein FAM228A, with product MSPKKKKNTASGVITFHTPFPASLLKSEECRADVKDGTDCRGSLSHVTVRMRSPAKCVRGGKRDEASPCGPQPGAKQDRLSHTSLRRLKDLERFLNQRDVTELRRRELLHKRWTERVWFPLQTRVEEHVSSCSPASVRRRQSLYSHYLHHSNTKGFVFLETYDLKEYNPFLLHIKKPHFFKLSTADLKDPLFLQLHERLKEKRTARSCEAGCKYTRRQVEKLPQSGRPLCESVTTQTGVLLQASSNPPATASRNTPVGDETDGRRSSRLDTIPYHITATSTPDGRCHQTGCWLLRCGCHQQPAS from the exons ATGAGccccaagaagaagaagaacacagcCAGCGGTGTGATCACCTTCCACACACCTTTTCCTGCCAGCCTGTTGAAATCAGAG GAGTGCAGGGCAGATGTGAAGGATGGTACAGACTGCAGAGGGAGTCTGTCTCATGTGACTGTGAGGATGAGGAGCCCCGCTAAATGTGTaagaggagggaaaagggaTGAGGCCTCACCCTGTGGGCCACAGCCGGGAGCCAAACAGGACCGGCTCTCTCACACCTCCCTCAGAAGACTGAAG GACTTGGAGAGGTTTCTGAATCAACGGGACGTAacagagctgaggaggagggagctgcTGCACAAACGCTGGACTGAGCGGGTGTGGTTTCCCCTCCAGACGAGGGTGGAGGAACATGTGTCCAGCTGCAGCCCCGCGTCTGTCAGGAGGCGCCAGAGCTTATACAGTCACTACCTCCATCACAGCAACACCAAG GGCTTTGTGTTTCTAGAAACCTATGACCTGAAGGAATACAATCCATTTCTTCTACACATCAAAAAGCCACACTTTTTCAAG CTCAGTACAGCCGACTTAAAGGACCCATTGTTCCTTCAGTTACATGAAAGACTGAAGGAAAAGAGAACAGCCCGTTCTTGTGAAGCag GATGCAAATACACAAGGAGACAAGTAGAGAAGCTACCTCAGAGTGGTCGTCCTCTTTGTGAGTCTGTGACTACTCAGACCGGCGTACTGCTACAGGCCTCATCTAATCCTCCAGCCACTGCATCCAGAAACACTCCAGTGGGAGATGAGACGGATGGGAGGAGGTCCAGCAG GCTCGACACCATCCCATACCACATCACTGCAACTTCCACACCAGATGGGAGGTGCCATCAGACCGGCTGCTGGCTCCTCAGATGTGGATGTCATCAACAACCAGCGAGTTAA
- the itsn2a gene encoding intersectin-2a has translation MNGGASVWAITPEERGKHDKQFDTLAPVLGYVSGEQARKFFLQSGLPPSVLAEIWNLADMEGDGKMDRQEFSIAMKLIKLKLQGRNLPSVLPITMKQPPVCNSASTIPSSARFGMGSMPNLSIGLSSMSAMSAMPILTPIPANHSMHSVQTFVPTPMTLPLINCLGHPGLPNGNINLLTPPLVPSNSALPLSGFSSPMAFSPSPSMSKANSLLDLGSSSSNSSSTTSLASNSPKTGASDWAVPQGSRLKYRQQFNTLDKLMSGYLSGPQVRNALIASNLTQTQLATIWNLADVDKDGQLQADEFILAMHLVDMAKTGRPLPLTLPQDLVPPSLRGGIKPSELVNGMGPYITPCLIETPEIEPTLKTNSSVSFEDKLKENFARGSAELEKRRLALEEERRKERERRDREEREAHERREREAREHENRRRLEEERRLERQREMERQREEERLRELERKEAAKLEMDRQRREEWEHGRREELGKMREGEQEEISRLRAKKKSLELELQDVGNKHKQISDRLRDAQSKRRTLKAEVDLVNQKRDSRIIEINTLQLQLEDWQTKLSLLVPEQQRLTEKLRNINLNKIPSVTLTSMTGSVTEKGGTCRRLKDQLDTLERETTDKLAQMEQYNKELKELREKQVRQQAVLDDLHRVKEEKLRELQRRRDEEMERKRREEEEAARQAKLEQERREREKEEEEARQRRLLEEQRARQREEEEREAQARLQAAQEKAQEEERRRREEEEKEKRKREEEQERKRKEEKEEEQRRKEESEKERQQPVLVPQRPSKLTTYRALYSFVARNKDELSIDADGLIEVDEQTVGEPGWFCGSYRGNRGWFPQSYAEKCPTPSATQTTAPSSPGKSSRPPPPPLNTRVPDKKVACDSTVPVQSDASQSSVSLLARAVSSWSATSETNLNLASGTADVITAMLSFSQGDIIGVLQQREDWWLGQLNGTQGWFPKSYVTLETGGNTDVDAFDTSDSVQLEEYVALYTYESPEAGDLTFVEGDVVMVTEREGEWWRGCIGDQTGVFPSNYVRPVEPEVSKLGAPIKKPEIAQAVSTPAVAPTMHQLHLSPGQLIVVLAKNSTGWWLGELQARGKKRQRGWFHSSHVKLLGPSSSKSSPSPLPVCQVIAMYDYTAANRDELSFSKGQLISILDKTNPDWWKGDANGVTGLLPTNYVKMTTESDPSQQCSVDPSSMSEHGETDGCADLMTLDTMSPQERKRQGYIHELIQTEETYVEDLELVLEVFYKPMSESGRLTEAEMGMIFVNWRELIMCNTKLLKALRVRKKTEGENMPVQLIGDLLASELAHMQPYIRFCSCQLNAAALLQSKTHNQQDFKDFLKKIATNYRCKGMPLSSFLLKPMQRITRYPLLIKNILEHTPDCHADRGPLRESLERAEELCSQVNEGVREKENSDRLEWIQTHVQCDGAIEHLVFNSLTNCLGPRKLLHSGRLYKTKSSRELWAFLFNDFFLLTHSAKPFSSSGPDKLFGLKTNIQLKMYKTPLFLNEVLVKMPADPSSDEPLFHVSHIDRVYTLKTETLNERTTWVQKIKAASEHFIETEKKKREKAYQARSLKTSGIGRLLVTVTEAQELKACKPNGKSNPYCELTMGAQCYTSRPASDTLNPKWNFNCQFFIKDLYQDILCLTVFEKDQFSPDDFLGRTEVPVATIKKEMESKGAANRRLLLHEVPTGEVWVKLDLQLYEPTK, from the exons ATGAATG gcGGAGCCAGTGTGTGGGCCATCACtccagaggagagggggaaacaCGACAAACAGTTTGACACCCTCGCCCCCGTCCTCGGCTATGTCTCAG gAGAACAAGCCAGGAAATTCTTCCTCCAATCTGGCCTGCCTCCTTCTGTCCTGGCTGAGATCTG GAACCTAGCTGACATGGAGGGCGATGGGAAGATGGACAGACAGGAGTTTTCCATCGCGATGAAGCTCATTAAGCTCAAACTTCAGGGGCGGAACTTGCCATCTGTCCTGCCAATCACCATGAAGCAACCTCCCGTCTGCAATTCTGCTTCAACCATCCCTTCATCAGCACGTTTTG GAATGGGTTCTATGCCAAACCTGTCAATTGGTCTGTCATCCATGTCAGCTATGTCAGCCATGCCCATCCTAACACCCATCCCAGCTAACCACTCCATGCACTCCGTCCAAACCTTTGTGCCAACGCCAATGACTCTGCCCCTCATCAACTGCCTGGGACACCCTGGACTCCCCAACGGCAATATcaacctcctcacccctcctcttGTCCCCAGCAACTCAG cgctccctctctctggatTTTCCTCTCCCATGGCGTTTTCCCCGTCACCCAGCATGTCGAAGGCAAACTCTCTTCTTGATCTTGGATCCAGCAG ttcaaactcttcctccaccacctcGTTGGCCAGTAACTCTCCGAAGACCGGTGCAAGTGATTGGGCCGTCCCACAGGGTTCGAGACTCAAGTACCGCCAGCAGTTCAACACGCTGGACAAGCTCATGAGTGGCTACTTGTCTG GACCTCAGGTTAGAAATGCGCTGATTGCATCCAACCTGACCCAGACTCAGCTCGCCACCATCTG GAACTTGGCAGATGTGGACAAGGATGGTCAGCTGCAGGCTGATGAGTTCATTCTGGCGATGCACCTGGTGGACATGGCTAAAACTGGCCGACCTCTACCCCTCACGCTGCCTCAAGACCTGGTGCCTCCATCtctcag aggAGGAATCAAACCCAGTGAGCTTGTTAATGGAATGGGGCCCTACATAACTCCCTGTTTAATAGAAACACCAGAGATAGAACCTACACTAAAGACCAATAGCAGTG TGTCCTTTGAGGACAAGCTGAAGGAGAACTTCGCTCGAGGCAGCGCCGAGCTGGAGAAACGTCGACTGGCCCTGGAGGAAGAGCggagaaaggagagggagaggagagacagggaggagagggaggctcacgagaggagggagagggaggcgAGGGAGCACGAAAACCGCAGGAGGCTTGAGGAGGAGAGGCGtttggagaggcagagagagatggagagacagagggaggaggagcggctgagagagctggagaggaaggag GCGGCGAAGCTGGAGATGGATCGCCAGCGGAGGGAGGAGTGGGAGcatggaaggagagaggagttgGGCAAAATGAGAGagggggagcaggaggagatcTCCAGACTCAGGGCCAAAAAGAAGAGTCTGGAGTTGGAGCTGCAGGATGTG GGTAACAAGCACAAGCAGATCTCAGACCGACTCCGTGACGCTCAGAGCAAGAGGCGGACTCTGAAGGCCGAGGTGGACCTGGTCAATCAGAAGAGGGACTCGCGCATCATAGAGATCAACACATTGCAGCTTCAGTTAGAG GACTGGCAGACAAAGCTCTCCCTGCTGGTCCCAGAACAGCAGAGGCTGACAGAAAAACTGCGAAACATCAACCTCAACAAAATCCCCT CGGTGACTCTGACCTCGATGACCGGGAGTGTGACGGAGAAAGGAGGGACGTGCCGGAGGCTGAAGGACCAGCTCGACACTCTGGAGAGGGAGACCACCGACAAACTGGCCCAGATGGAGCAGTACAACAAGGAGCTTAAG GAGCTGAGGGAGAAGCAAGTGAGGCAGCAGGCTGTCCTGGACGACCTGCACAGAGTCAAAGAGGAGAAACTGAGGGAGCTGCAGAGGCGCAGGgatgaggagatggagaggaagaggagggaggaagaggaggcagccaG ACAGGCAAAGCTAgagcaagagaggagagagcgggagaaggaggaagaggaggcccgTCAAAGGAGGctcctggaggagcagagggccAGAcaacgggaggaggaggagagagaggcacagGCTCGCCTCCAAGCGGCCCAGGAGAAAGcgcaggaagaggagaggagacggagagaggaggaggagaaggagaagaggaagagggaggaggagcaggaaagGAAGCgtaaagaggagaaggaggaggagcagaggaggaaagaggaatcggagaaagaaagacaacagCCGGTGTTGGTGCCTCAGCGACCCTCCAAGCTGACCACGTATCGAGCTCTGTACTCGTTTGTTGCCCGAAACAAAGATGAGCTGAGTATAGACGCAGATGGCCTTATCGAG GTGGATGAGCAGACCGTTGGTGAGCCTGGCTGGTTTTGCGGTAGTTACCGTGGAAACAGGGGCTGGTTCCCCCAGAGCTATGCAGAGAAATGTCCAACCCCATCTGCTACCCAGACTACTGCCCCTTCTTCACCGGGAAAATCATCCCGTCCGCCGCCGCCACCTCTTAACACAAG AGTCCCAGACAAGAAGGTAGCATGTGACAGCACTGTTCCTGTCCAATCAGACGCTTCACAG tcctccgtctctctgttgGCTCGAGCCGTCTCCTCATGGTCAGCCACCTCAGAAACAAACCTCAACCTCGCCTCTGGCACTGCTGACGTCATCACTGCAATGCTGAGCTTCTCACAGGGCGACATCATCGGcgtgctgcagcagagagaagacTGGTGGTTGGGACAGCTCAACGGGACTCAGGGATGGTTTCCCAAAAGCTACGTCACCTTGGAGACAGGAGGCAACACAGA TGTGGATGCATTTGACACATCGGACTCTGTCCAGCTAGAAG AGTACGTGGCTTTGTACACTTATGAGAGCCCGGAGGCGGGGGACCTGACGTTTGTTGAGGGagatgttgtcatggtgacggagagagagggagaatggtGGCGAGGATGCATCGGGGATCAGACCGGGGTTTTCCCCTCCAACTATGTCCGACCTGTTGAACCTGAG GTGTCAAAACTTGGAGCTCCAATCAAAAAGCCTG AGATAGCCCAGGCAGTCTCCACCCCAGCCGTTGCCCCGACGATGCATCAGCTGCATCTGTCTCCAGGGCAACTGATTGTGGTGCTGGCCAAGAACTCCACCGGCTGGTGGCTCGGGGAACTGCAg GCTCGAGGCAAGAAGCGGCAGAGAGGCTGGTTTCATTCCTCTCACGTCAAGCTCCTCGGTCCCTCCAGCAGCAAGTcatccccctcccctctgccaG TGTGCCAAGTTATTGCCATGTACGACTACACAGCTGCCAATCGGGATGAGCTGAGCTTCTCCAAGGGTCAGCTGATCAGCATCCTGGACAAGACCAACCCTGACTGGTGGAAAGGAGACGCCAACGGGGTCACAGGCCTGCTGCCCACCAACTATGTCAAGATGACAACAGAATCGGACCCCAGTCAGCAAT GCTCAGTAGATCCCTCATCCATGTCAGAGCATGGAGAGACTGACG GGTGTGCTGACCTCATGACGTTGGACACAATGAGCCCtcaggagaggaagaggcaggGTTACATCCACGAGCTCATCCAGACTGAGGAGACCTACGTGGAAGACCTGGAGCTGGTTCTAGAG GTCTTCTACAAGCCCATGTCCGAGTCAGGCCGGCTAACAGAAGCTGAGATGGGAATGATCTTTGTTAACTGGAGGGAGCTGATTATGTGCAACACCAAATTACTTAA AGCGCTGCGTGTCCGTAAAAAGACTGAAGGGGAGAACATGCCGGTTCAGCTGATAGGAGACCTTTTGGCTTCGGAGCTCGCGCACATGCAGCCCTACATCCGCTTCTGCTCCTGCCAGCTCAACGCCGCTGCCTTGCTTCAGAGCAAAACCCACAACCAGCAGGACTTCAAAGACTTCCTCAAG AAGATAGCCACTAACTACCGCTGTAAAGGAATGCCACTGTCCAGCTTCCTCCTCAAGCCCATGCAGAGGATCACACGCTACCCCCTGCTCATAAAGAAT ATCCTGGAGCACACACCAGACTGTCATGCGGACCGCGGCCCACTGAGAGAGTCTCTGGAGCGGGCCGAGGAGCTGTGCTCTCAGGTCAACGAGGGAGTCCGGGAGAAGGAGAACTCCGACAGGCTGGAGTGGATACAGACTCACGTGCAGTGTGACGGAGCTATAGAG CACTTGGTCTTCAACTCGCTGACTAATTGCCTCGGGCCTCGCAAGCTGCTCCACAGCGGTCGGCTTTACAAAAccaaaagcagcagagagctgTGGGCTTTCCTCTTCAATGATTtcttcctcctcacacacagCGCCAaacccttctcctcctcaggaCCAGACAAGCTATTCGGCCTCAAGACAAACATACAGCTGAAGATGTACAAAACA CCACTGTTTCTAAATGAGGTGTTGGTAAAAATGCCAGCGGACCCGTCCAGCGATGAGCCGCTCTTCCACGTCTCACACATCGATCGTGTCTACACACTCAAAACGGAGACCTTAAACGAGAG GACAACGTGGGTCCAGAAAATCAAAGCTGCATCGGAACATTTCATAGAGacggagaagaaaaagagagagaaggctTACCAAG cacGTTCCCTAAAGACCAGCGGTATCGGCCGTCTGCTGGTAACCGTCACTGAAGCCCAGGAGCTCAAAGCCTGTAAACCCAACG GTAAGAGCAATCCGTACTGTGAGCTGACGATGGGGGCGCAGTGCTACACCTCCCGACCGGCCAGCGACACTCTGAACCCAAAGTGGAACTTCAACTGCCAGTTCTTTATCAAGGACCTCTACCAGGACATCCTGTGTCTCACTGTGTTTGAGAAGGACCAGTTCTCACCAGACG ATTTCCTGGGTCGTACCGAAGTTCCCGTGGCAACTataaagaaagagatggagagcaaAGGTGCAGCCAACCGTCGCCTGCTACTGCATGAAGTCCCCACTGGAGAAGTTTGGGTCAAACTAGACCTGCAGCTTTACGAGCCAACCAAATGA